In Methanooceanicella nereidis, one DNA window encodes the following:
- the carA gene encoding glutamine-hydrolyzing carbamoyl-phosphate synthase small subunit, with the protein MKAVLGLEDGTYVVGEGFGKEGVTYGELVFATPYTGYEEALTDPSYKGQILLFTYPLIGNYGVNEANFQSNGIKAEGLVIRERCDKPSHYLSQKTLEEFLVDQNTSGISDVDTRMLTIKTRRHGTMRAALIVGSDDGDKACELARNQKPNPGLVEQVTCKEPYMIKGRGPRVVVMDFGVKRQIIQNLVKRDLDVAVVPANTSCEKIMEYDPDAILLSNGPGDPQDAKNGIEVTKKLSGQLPIFGICLGHQIASLALGANTYKLKFGHRGANQPVIDLETKKVYITSQNHGYAVDPETIDGTGMEIIQVNANDGTVEAMKHDELKLWSVQYHPEASPGPRDSNWFFDTLVKKIGDWNA; encoded by the coding sequence ATGAAGGCAGTATTAGGATTGGAAGACGGGACCTATGTAGTAGGAGAGGGCTTCGGAAAGGAGGGCGTGACGTACGGTGAACTTGTTTTCGCGACACCGTATACGGGCTATGAAGAGGCCTTAACCGATCCGTCCTACAAGGGTCAGATCTTGTTATTTACGTATCCGCTCATAGGCAACTATGGAGTCAACGAGGCTAATTTTCAATCGAATGGCATCAAGGCGGAAGGCCTGGTCATTCGTGAAAGATGCGATAAGCCATCACATTATCTATCTCAAAAAACGCTTGAAGAATTCCTGGTAGACCAGAACACTTCCGGCATCTCGGATGTGGACACCCGTATGCTGACAATAAAGACGAGAAGGCACGGGACCATGCGCGCGGCCCTGATAGTCGGAAGCGACGACGGCGACAAGGCATGCGAGCTGGCGCGGAACCAGAAACCGAACCCCGGGCTCGTAGAGCAGGTGACCTGTAAGGAGCCGTATATGATAAAAGGCCGCGGCCCCAGGGTCGTCGTAATGGACTTCGGTGTAAAGCGCCAGATAATCCAGAACCTCGTAAAGAGGGACCTGGACGTCGCGGTAGTGCCGGCGAACACATCATGCGAAAAAATAATGGAATACGACCCGGACGCAATACTGCTTTCAAACGGGCCGGGAGACCCGCAGGACGCGAAGAACGGCATAGAGGTGACCAAAAAACTTTCCGGGCAGCTGCCAATATTCGGGATATGCCTGGGACACCAGATAGCGTCCCTCGCGCTCGGGGCGAACACATATAAGCTGAAATTCGGGCACAGAGGCGCTAACCAGCCCGTGATAGACCTCGAGACGAAAAAGGTGTATATCACAAGCCAGAACCACGGCTATGCGGTAGACCCGGAGACCATTGACGGCACCGGGATGGAGATCATACAGGTAAACGCTAACGACGGCACCGTCGAGGCTATGAAACACGACGAGCTTAAGTTATGGAGCGTGCAATACCACCCGGAGGCAAGCCCCGGGCCGCGCGACTCTAACTGGTTCTTCGATACGCTCGTTAAAAAGATAGGTGATTGGAATGCCTAA
- a CDS encoding class II fructose-bisphosphate aldolase, whose protein sequence is MTFATLKEVLDKAKAEKYAVGAFNINNLEITKAIAGAAKAERSPVILAVSPSAIKYAGIDYIYEIACCAAKNAKVPVVLHLDHGTSFDDCVKCIRNGWSSVMYDGSKLPLEENIAMTKKIVEFAHAAGVSVEAELGRLAGVEGHVSVSERDAIFTNPDEAKMFVEQTGVDALAVAIGTSHGAFKFKGEANLDFERLDKIQKLVNIPIVLHGASGVPKEVLDRAAKYGAKLPGAAGVPNDSIQKAIGLGVAKINIDTDIRLAMTAAIREVLAEKPDEFDPRKILGPAEDAMREVAIGKMRLFESSGKA, encoded by the coding sequence ATGACTTTTGCTACTTTAAAAGAAGTCCTGGACAAAGCCAAGGCTGAGAAATACGCCGTAGGAGCGTTCAACATCAATAACCTGGAGATCACCAAGGCCATTGCAGGTGCGGCCAAGGCGGAGAGGTCTCCTGTGATACTGGCAGTATCCCCGAGCGCGATAAAATATGCGGGGATAGACTATATTTATGAGATAGCGTGCTGTGCGGCAAAGAACGCGAAAGTTCCCGTCGTGCTTCACCTTGACCACGGCACAAGCTTCGATGACTGCGTGAAGTGCATACGCAACGGCTGGTCGTCGGTAATGTATGACGGCTCCAAGCTGCCCCTGGAAGAGAACATAGCGATGACGAAGAAGATCGTTGAGTTCGCGCACGCAGCAGGTGTATCGGTCGAGGCGGAACTGGGAAGGCTGGCAGGCGTCGAAGGTCACGTGTCAGTATCGGAGAGAGATGCGATATTCACCAACCCGGACGAGGCGAAAATGTTCGTGGAGCAGACGGGAGTGGACGCTCTCGCAGTGGCCATAGGCACATCCCATGGAGCGTTTAAGTTCAAAGGCGAGGCCAACCTTGATTTCGAGAGGCTCGATAAGATACAAAAGCTCGTGAACATACCGATAGTGCTTCACGGAGCTTCGGGAGTCCCGAAGGAAGTCCTTGACAGGGCGGCAAAGTACGGGGCTAAGCTGCCCGGTGCAGCCGGAGTTCCGAACGACTCTATCCAGAAAGCCATAGGCCTGGGCGTCGCGAAGATCAATATTGACACTGACATAAGGCTGGCGATGACAGCCGCGATAAGAGAGGTCCTTGCTGAAAAGCCGGACGAGTTTGACCCGAGAAAGATCCTCGGCCCCGCAGAGGACGCCATGAGAGAGGTCGCCATAGGCAAGATGAGGCTCTTCGAAAGCTCGGGGAAGGCATAA
- a CDS encoding 6-phosphofructokinase, which produces MAEIKKIGILTGGGDCPGLNAVIRAVVYKAKEYGWDVLGVKYGWKGMLNADASPLEIKDVENILPMGGTILKTSRTNPFKVEGGPEKVLENAKKMGIDCLVAVGGEDTLGVANKLTKMGLNCVGVPKTIDNDLGATDYTFGYQTAVQIASDAIDRLHTTACSHDRVIVCEIMGRHAGWMTVDAGMAGSAHWIFTPEVKGSVEDCCNMLRERRGRGENYAIIAVAEGALFSDFDVEAASRETDAFGHVKLGGVAEALAKEIEKRTRYETRHVVLGHTQRGGTPMAYDRVLGTRLGYKAAEMVKSGQFAMMASLRGENIEAVPIEEAVKELKTVPEKYYNVTKTFFG; this is translated from the coding sequence ATGGCCGAGATAAAAAAGATAGGCATTTTAACGGGCGGAGGCGACTGCCCCGGACTGAACGCCGTCATCCGCGCCGTCGTATATAAGGCGAAGGAGTACGGATGGGACGTGCTCGGAGTGAAGTACGGATGGAAAGGCATGCTAAATGCTGACGCGTCACCGCTCGAGATAAAGGACGTGGAGAACATCCTGCCCATGGGCGGCACGATTTTGAAGACGTCAAGGACGAACCCGTTCAAGGTAGAGGGCGGCCCGGAAAAAGTGCTCGAGAACGCAAAGAAGATGGGTATCGATTGCCTTGTCGCCGTGGGCGGAGAGGATACTCTCGGCGTCGCTAACAAGCTCACGAAGATGGGATTGAACTGCGTGGGCGTGCCAAAGACTATCGACAATGACCTGGGCGCCACGGACTATACTTTCGGATACCAGACCGCGGTCCAGATAGCTTCGGACGCTATCGACAGGCTTCATACGACTGCCTGCAGCCATGACCGTGTCATAGTCTGCGAGATCATGGGAAGGCATGCCGGGTGGATGACCGTCGACGCGGGAATGGCGGGAAGCGCGCACTGGATATTCACGCCAGAGGTCAAAGGCAGCGTCGAGGACTGCTGTAACATGCTGCGCGAAAGAAGGGGACGCGGCGAGAACTATGCCATCATAGCCGTGGCCGAGGGCGCGTTATTCTCGGACTTCGACGTCGAGGCCGCATCCAGGGAGACTGACGCTTTCGGGCATGTAAAGCTCGGCGGAGTTGCCGAGGCGCTGGCGAAGGAGATCGAGAAGCGCACCAGATATGAGACAAGGCACGTCGTGCTGGGCCATACCCAGAGAGGCGGCACACCCATGGCATATGACCGTGTCCTTGGAACGAGGCTCGGGTACAAGGCCGCAGAAATGGTGAAGTCAGGCCAGTTCGCGATGATGGCAAGCCTCAGGGGAGAGAACATCGAGGCCGTGCCCATCGAAGAGGCGGTAAAGGAACTCAAGACCGTCCCCGAAAAGTATTACAATGTCACAAAGACGTTCTTCGGGTAA
- a CDS encoding Vgb family protein, whose product MPVASAEENNIPAAGSPDLYSIERYQLPENVTAVDAMTVDAQGNVWFADSSMPCLFRFDPVQRSFNGYMMPPADNTRITGLYADDAGSVWYADRDGNRVGRFSIPDERFYTYNFPVDIKPTDVVYLNGFLWIACKDELGRLDISSKFLVDHWVSKRSSDLFELQADNESNIWFIEYSAGKVGAYLKAYNGVAEYDIPAEDPYPTSMALDSKRRLWFSESGPDRLGMFDTSTEQFAEYDMPAIGKKPVINRLTVDGNDHVWLTDVENSRLIKFFPDIQRFAVLELSTENSYPTLIEYDGKGIIWFIESGSKVLAKLHASPEYGLSDLVPLPTVTPEPSPSPTVSPTVTPGFEFVAALLALLVALRKRS is encoded by the coding sequence ATGCCGGTAGCTTCGGCTGAGGAGAACAACATTCCTGCGGCGGGGTCACCTGACCTTTACTCGATAGAGAGGTATCAGTTACCCGAAAACGTCACTGCCGTAGACGCCATGACAGTCGACGCGCAGGGAAACGTGTGGTTCGCGGATAGCTCTATGCCGTGCCTGTTCAGGTTCGACCCCGTGCAAAGATCTTTTAACGGATATATGATGCCGCCAGCGGATAATACGAGGATAACAGGGCTTTATGCCGACGATGCGGGCTCGGTATGGTACGCTGACCGGGACGGAAATCGAGTGGGCCGGTTCTCTATCCCCGACGAGCGTTTTTACACATACAATTTCCCGGTGGACATCAAGCCTACTGACGTCGTTTATTTGAACGGCTTTCTCTGGATCGCATGTAAGGACGAGCTGGGAAGGCTGGACATATCCTCTAAGTTCCTAGTCGATCACTGGGTGAGCAAAAGAAGCTCTGACCTGTTCGAACTGCAGGCGGATAACGAGAGCAACATATGGTTCATAGAGTATAGCGCGGGAAAGGTAGGCGCATATCTCAAGGCGTACAATGGAGTGGCCGAATATGACATACCGGCAGAGGACCCATACCCGACAAGCATGGCACTCGATTCCAAAAGAAGACTGTGGTTCTCGGAAAGCGGGCCCGACAGGCTCGGTATGTTCGATACGTCGACCGAACAATTCGCGGAATACGATATGCCGGCGATCGGCAAAAAACCTGTGATAAATCGATTGACTGTGGACGGTAACGACCATGTGTGGTTAACTGACGTCGAGAATTCCAGGCTCATAAAATTCTTCCCGGACATACAGCGCTTCGCCGTGCTTGAGCTCAGCACGGAAAATAGCTACCCGACGCTGATAGAGTATGACGGGAAAGGCATCATATGGTTCATAGAAAGCGGCAGCAAAGTCCTGGCAAAGCTTCATGCGAGCCCTGAATACGGCCTTTCTGATCTGGTGCCATTACCGACCGTAACGCCTGAGCCCAGCCCTTCGCCCACGGTTAGCCCGACCGTAACTCCCGGGTTCGAATTTGTCGCTGCTTTGTTGGCTTTACTGGTCGCATTGAGAAAAAGGTCATAA
- a CDS encoding class I SAM-dependent methyltransferase, which translates to MGKNNAKMYNENRGRPIPSSPLVTLLSGSLTPEELNTVPRGWQIIGEVILVHIPPELQKKKKLIAEALLELYPRCKTVVETKRIAGEYREPVIEIMAGDGTETYHKENYVVFKLDVARIMYSQGNFYERRRMSTVGKDEYVVDMFAGIGYFTMPMAVHAKPRKIRAIEINPASYHYLCENARLNRVDGIVEPVHGDCRENTPEGEADRVIMGYVGTTQEFLPWGIKALKPGGILHYHETTPEKLMFDRPIGYIRDESERQGRSIEVLETIKVKKYSPGVWHVVVDAKIL; encoded by the coding sequence GTGGGAAAGAATAATGCCAAGATGTATAACGAAAACAGGGGGAGGCCGATACCCTCCAGCCCTCTCGTAACTCTTTTATCCGGCTCGCTTACTCCCGAAGAGCTAAATACCGTCCCCCGCGGGTGGCAGATCATAGGCGAGGTCATACTTGTCCATATCCCCCCCGAACTCCAGAAAAAAAAGAAACTTATAGCGGAGGCCCTGCTGGAGCTATATCCCAGGTGCAAGACGGTCGTCGAGACGAAGCGTATCGCCGGAGAGTATCGCGAGCCTGTCATCGAGATAATGGCAGGGGACGGCACGGAGACCTACCATAAAGAGAACTACGTCGTCTTTAAGCTTGACGTTGCCAGGATAATGTACTCGCAGGGCAACTTTTACGAGCGGAGGAGAATGAGCACCGTCGGCAAAGACGAATATGTCGTCGATATGTTCGCAGGCATCGGGTATTTCACGATGCCCATGGCGGTCCACGCAAAGCCCCGTAAGATAAGGGCTATCGAGATCAATCCGGCATCCTACCATTACCTTTGCGAGAACGCGAGGCTGAACCGGGTGGATGGCATCGTGGAGCCGGTGCACGGGGATTGCAGGGAGAACACTCCGGAGGGAGAGGCCGACAGGGTGATAATGGGCTACGTCGGAACGACGCAAGAGTTCCTTCCGTGGGGTATCAAGGCACTGAAACCCGGCGGTATCCTGCATTATCATGAGACGACGCCTGAAAAGCTGATGTTCGACCGTCCCATCGGCTATATCAGGGACGAGTCGGAGCGCCAGGGCCGCAGCATCGAGGTCCTGGAAACTATTAAAGTAAAAAAATACTCTCCAGGCGTCTGGCACGTGGTCGTGGACGCAAAGATCTTATGA
- a CDS encoding 60S ribosomal export protein NMD3 — MTSGLFCPKCGKETEAEGLCTACFREEHVLFEVPQVLEVKICAKCPSYKVGEQWIDTKLETYEDLVKKATIKIVDLAVKMNKEAESPRIKIFPEFINPNVLRVRVQAEAYVLGRHMSDEKEVEVRVRKETCDICSRIAGGYYEGIIQVRAQNRFPTKKEMGKALKIIYDVVKKAEKAGDRLAFVTDEFDLPEGVDVYMGSVNCSRQASRAIVDDFGGTVLESPKLVGAKDGKDLYRVTFAVRIPEIVAGDIVNMHGKVVLVEKVGKRISGTELSSGHSTSAPEDVKLEKLSNRSEAMSTVLVSEEGNSVQILDPVTYEPMTIKKPIFLTRSPGDEIWVVKINNDVFLLPGGNRGKE, encoded by the coding sequence ATGACATCAGGATTATTCTGCCCGAAATGCGGCAAGGAAACGGAAGCTGAAGGGCTGTGTACTGCCTGTTTCCGTGAAGAGCACGTGTTATTTGAGGTACCGCAGGTACTCGAGGTCAAGATCTGCGCCAAGTGCCCTTCGTACAAAGTGGGCGAGCAGTGGATAGACACTAAGCTCGAAACATATGAAGACCTCGTAAAAAAGGCTACTATCAAGATAGTCGATCTCGCCGTCAAGATGAATAAGGAGGCGGAGAGCCCCCGGATAAAGATATTCCCGGAGTTCATTAATCCCAATGTTCTGAGAGTACGGGTACAGGCAGAAGCCTATGTCCTTGGCAGGCATATGAGCGATGAAAAAGAGGTAGAGGTCCGGGTGAGGAAAGAGACCTGCGACATTTGCTCGAGGATCGCCGGAGGCTACTACGAGGGGATCATTCAGGTAAGGGCGCAAAACAGGTTCCCGACAAAGAAAGAGATGGGTAAGGCCTTAAAAATAATATACGACGTCGTAAAGAAAGCGGAGAAGGCAGGCGACAGGCTGGCTTTCGTCACCGACGAGTTCGACCTTCCCGAAGGCGTGGACGTATATATGGGCTCGGTAAACTGCTCGAGGCAGGCCTCAAGGGCGATAGTCGACGATTTCGGAGGCACGGTCCTGGAATCCCCGAAGCTTGTGGGAGCCAAGGACGGTAAAGACCTTTACAGGGTAACGTTCGCGGTGAGGATCCCGGAGATCGTGGCCGGCGACATCGTGAATATGCATGGAAAGGTCGTCCTGGTCGAAAAAGTCGGAAAGCGCATATCGGGGACCGAACTGTCCAGCGGGCATTCCACATCGGCGCCCGAGGATGTAAAGCTGGAAAAACTGTCGAACAGGTCAGAGGCGATGAGCACGGTGCTGGTATCGGAAGAGGGCAACTCCGTACAGATACTTGACCCTGTGACGTATGAGCCCATGACGATCAAAAAGCCTATATTCCTCACACGGTCTCCCGGCGACGAGATATGGGTAGTAAAAATAAACAACGACGTGTTCCTGCTTCCCGGAGGAAACCGTGGGAAAGAATAA
- a CDS encoding DUF4403 family protein: MDSNCSVDAPKSTMNYRFIYNDELLEFLSTQILLGARPGAAYQAALPEIKKMLFDFDIYMVSFLSDEDVGKLEKEIKGKDFDGKTITDKKLNTKLMAIRDNARTFVNIASKYNSVCAYVNNVLCSGDRAQDMEPLMSAFTDDESEYRLKQVGSATCKKFLSLF, encoded by the coding sequence ATGGATTCCAATTGTAGTGTCGATGCACCGAAGAGCACGATGAACTATAGGTTTATATACAACGATGAGCTCCTTGAGTTCCTGTCAACGCAGATACTTCTGGGGGCGAGACCGGGTGCCGCATACCAGGCAGCACTGCCTGAGATCAAGAAAATGTTGTTTGATTTTGACATATATATGGTATCGTTCCTTTCAGATGAGGATGTCGGAAAGCTTGAAAAAGAGATAAAGGGCAAAGATTTCGACGGTAAAACGATCACCGATAAGAAGCTGAACACAAAGCTTATGGCTATAAGGGATAATGCCAGGACCTTCGTTAATATCGCTTCGAAATATAATTCGGTCTGCGCGTACGTGAACAACGTTCTCTGCTCGGGTGACAGGGCGCAGGATATGGAGCCACTTATGAGCGCGTTTACGGACGACGAGAGCGAGTACCGGCTAAAGCAGGTAGGGTCTGCGACGTGTAAAAAGTTTTTGAGCCTTTTTTAA
- a CDS encoding glycosyltransferase — protein MDFSIIVPALNEEKRIRRCLDSIKAQKTGHTYELIVSDSGSTDSTVAISREYTDKIVVCNERGTARARNEGSKLASGNILIFIDSDTELLQDYLNVIYDAFSDDRVIAMSCAFKFTNRSPKLRFAEYVTNTYYVTRSIFRGTTLPGFNLCVRREVFEKLGGFRICHLEDLDMSIKLRKIGRTKYLSRRKVITSSRRLEQDGIYGTLKYYTDLFERTQNKRLGFHIVKLSDNKYDDYIHRE, from the coding sequence ATGGATTTTTCGATTATAGTCCCTGCTCTTAACGAGGAAAAAAGGATCAGGAGATGCCTTGATTCGATAAAGGCACAAAAAACCGGGCATACCTATGAGCTTATCGTGTCCGATTCCGGCAGCACGGACAGCACGGTGGCCATATCAAGAGAGTATACCGATAAGATAGTAGTATGTAATGAAAGGGGTACAGCCAGGGCCAGGAACGAGGGGTCAAAACTGGCATCAGGTAATATCCTCATATTCATCGATTCCGATACCGAGCTATTGCAGGATTACCTGAACGTGATATACGACGCTTTTTCCGACGACCGGGTCATAGCGATGTCATGTGCCTTCAAGTTCACCAATAGAAGCCCAAAGCTGCGGTTCGCAGAATATGTGACCAATACGTATTATGTGACCAGAAGCATTTTTCGGGGCACTACATTGCCGGGGTTCAACCTGTGCGTCAGGCGCGAGGTATTCGAAAAGCTTGGCGGGTTCAGGATATGTCACCTTGAGGACCTTGACATGAGCATAAAGCTAAGGAAGATCGGCAGGACCAAATACCTGTCCCGGCGAAAGGTGATAACGTCATCAAGAAGGCTCGAACAGGACGGCATCTACGGGACTTTAAAATACTATACGGATCTTTTTGAGAGGACACAGAACAAGCGTCTGGGGTTCCACATCGTTAAGCTGTCTGATAACAAATATGACGATTACATCCACAGGGAATGA
- a CDS encoding metal-dependent transcriptional regulator: MKKNVVEEYLETILYLTRDGKKAKTKDIADILKIKPPSVTEMLLKLQEEGYVDYEPYSGASLTEKGMEKGINIARKHQLLEKFLVDNLGVDADRAHREACEMEHAISDATTEKLCEYLGHPRFCPDENPITMGECCEKDNGSIPLTDLKEGEMAVIKVVRIDENNIGQHLMSLGFLPDVSICIRKRIPANGLLVRIKGTEIAIGRDIAEKIFVIKATA; encoded by the coding sequence ATGAAAAAAAATGTCGTTGAAGAGTACCTGGAGACCATCTTATACCTGACCAGAGACGGCAAGAAAGCCAAGACAAAGGATATAGCCGACATATTGAAGATAAAGCCTCCAAGCGTTACAGAGATGCTGTTGAAGCTGCAGGAAGAGGGATACGTCGATTATGAGCCTTATTCCGGAGCCTCGCTGACAGAAAAAGGCATGGAAAAAGGAATTAACATCGCGCGTAAGCATCAGCTCCTGGAAAAGTTTTTAGTGGATAATTTAGGCGTGGATGCTGACAGGGCTCACAGGGAAGCATGTGAAATGGAGCATGCAATATCCGATGCGACGACCGAGAAGCTCTGCGAATACCTCGGCCATCCCAGGTTCTGCCCTGACGAGAACCCGATAACAATGGGAGAATGCTGCGAGAAGGACAATGGTTCGATACCGCTCACGGACCTGAAAGAGGGCGAAATGGCCGTCATAAAGGTGGTCAGGATCGATGAGAACAATATCGGACAGCACCTTATGTCGCTGGGATTCCTGCCCGATGTAAGCATATGTATCAGAAAGAGGATACCGGCCAACGGCCTGCTTGTGAGGATAAAAGGGACGGAGATAGCCATTGGCAGGGACATAGCAGAAAAGATATTCGTTATTAAGGCCACGGCATGA
- the feoB gene encoding ferrous iron transporter B, giving the protein MTLNDRPLKVALIGNPSVGKSTLFSKLTGIGVIISNYPGTTIEVARGRVKHDEITLDMSDLPGVYSIDTMNPEEKTVINFLNDEKPDVILNVIDSTRLERNLYLTLELLELDIPVVVCLNMIDEANASGIEIDVEGLSRLLGVPVIPTSAYKGTGLEELMHVFAHPQSSKDHRHVRYDRHIESYIHTLLAMDRSLTRFDTIALLSRGDEEAPVRHSRHMLKLRGGRGKGRGGPWRGHEGRITSARDLLGEYNLPGETLQEYPEELRTSAAIMRNEIERTHDSPIAEIMASNRYGDAGLISKSVMRYSPDVRKNIAEKIDDLLMNNVSGFLILAAVILSMLLTVFYVGGFLEELIVDNFDKLILAPVKATLEPYPFIQIVVEYTLIGIQAGLGIVFPYIMTFYVLMSILENSGYLTRAAFLLDEIMHKFRLHGRAMIPLILGFGCSVPAIMSTKSLQTHRERIITSTLICMVPCSARSIVILGLVASFVSIWAAFSIYLLLLAIIVAIGFILGRVVKGEETGFVLEMVPLRAPGINDVVNKTWIQMKEFIYVAFPLLIAGSAVLGVLQYAGILEIVNGLLSPLTRTWLGLPEYTSTALIFGVLRKEMALETLAVMAGTASFDTVMTGLQMYVFAVFTTIYMPCIATMAMLNRVLGLKDTAIITLFTVILALLVSGIIANLVPVVQALI; this is encoded by the coding sequence ATGACACTGAACGATAGACCATTAAAAGTAGCTCTTATAGGCAACCCCAGTGTCGGTAAAAGCACGCTGTTCTCGAAACTGACTGGCATAGGGGTCATCATATCGAATTATCCGGGCACGACTATCGAAGTCGCCCGGGGACGTGTCAAACATGATGAGATCACCCTGGATATGTCCGATCTTCCCGGCGTGTACTCCATCGACACCATGAACCCGGAAGAAAAGACCGTCATTAATTTCTTAAATGACGAAAAGCCCGATGTCATCCTGAACGTCATAGATTCTACACGCCTGGAAAGAAACCTCTACCTGACGCTTGAGCTGCTTGAGCTCGATATTCCCGTCGTAGTTTGCCTTAACATGATCGACGAAGCGAACGCTTCAGGCATAGAGATAGATGTCGAAGGCCTGTCAAGGCTTTTAGGTGTGCCTGTAATACCTACCTCCGCATACAAAGGAACAGGCCTTGAAGAGCTGATGCATGTTTTCGCCCATCCCCAAAGCTCAAAAGATCACCGCCACGTAAGATATGACCGCCATATCGAGTCATATATCCATACCCTCCTGGCCATGGACAGGTCGCTGACAAGATTTGACACGATCGCGCTTTTATCCCGGGGCGACGAAGAAGCGCCGGTGAGACATTCACGCCACATGTTAAAACTTCGGGGCGGCAGGGGAAAAGGACGGGGAGGGCCGTGGAGAGGCCATGAGGGGCGGATAACTTCAGCCAGGGATCTGTTGGGGGAGTATAACTTACCCGGGGAAACCCTTCAAGAGTACCCGGAAGAACTGAGGACGTCCGCCGCGATAATGAGAAATGAGATAGAAAGGACGCATGATTCGCCCATAGCGGAGATAATGGCGAGCAACCGATACGGAGACGCAGGGCTCATATCAAAAAGCGTCATGCGTTACAGCCCCGACGTCCGTAAGAACATAGCTGAGAAGATCGACGATCTGCTAATGAATAACGTATCGGGTTTTCTGATACTTGCCGCAGTGATACTCTCGATGCTCTTGACTGTGTTTTATGTCGGCGGATTTTTAGAGGAACTGATAGTCGATAATTTTGATAAGCTCATCCTGGCGCCGGTAAAGGCGACCCTTGAGCCTTACCCGTTCATCCAGATCGTGGTGGAGTATACCCTGATAGGCATACAGGCAGGCCTCGGTATAGTGTTCCCGTACATCATGACGTTTTACGTGCTTATGTCAATACTGGAGAACTCGGGGTATCTTACCAGGGCAGCGTTCCTGCTCGATGAGATCATGCATAAGTTCAGGCTTCACGGCAGGGCGATGATACCGCTCATACTGGGTTTCGGCTGCAGCGTACCAGCCATCATGTCAACAAAGTCCCTTCAGACGCATCGTGAGAGAATAATCACCTCCACGCTGATATGCATGGTCCCGTGCTCTGCCAGAAGCATAGTGATACTGGGCCTTGTGGCAAGTTTCGTGTCGATATGGGCAGCGTTCTCGATATACCTGCTCCTCCTGGCGATAATCGTCGCCATCGGGTTCATACTCGGAAGAGTTGTCAAAGGTGAGGAAACGGGGTTCGTGCTGGAGATGGTTCCCCTGAGAGCCCCTGGTATCAATGATGTCGTCAACAAGACATGGATCCAGATGAAAGAGTTCATATACGTGGCCTTCCCGCTGCTGATAGCCGGAAGCGCAGTGCTGGGAGTGTTACAGTATGCGGGCATCCTTGAGATCGTGAACGGCCTGCTTTCGCCTCTGACGAGAACATGGCTCGGCCTGCCCGAGTATACGTCTACAGCGCTGATATTCGGGGTCCTGAGAAAAGAGATGGCTCTCGAAACTCTCGCCGTCATGGCCGGGACCGCATCTTTCGATACTGTCATGACCGGACTTCAGATGTACGTTTTCGCGGTCTTTACGACGATATACATGCCATGTATCGCTACGATGGCAATGCTCAACAGAGTGCTCGGATTAAAGGACACTGCCATTATCACGCTGTTCACAGTGATACTGGCTTTGCTGGTCAGCGGTATCATAGCCAACCTTGTGCCAGTGGTACAGGCGTTGATCTGA
- a CDS encoding tetratricopeptide repeat protein: MTDKKKEKEVNVNSPNVSPVIVIPSHAECRLPDVGECSLDHKVALGLQMDEHNEKEIDDPEYIKAIDLYNKGRLDDAKKHFETVLANNPNIIEAHLLLGDIYERKMKFTDAIREYDHVLKLKPDDELTRFKRDTAVKQRARYLDKPV, from the coding sequence ATGACCGATAAGAAAAAAGAAAAAGAGGTAAATGTCAACTCCCCGAACGTATCACCCGTCATTGTAATACCGTCACATGCTGAGTGCCGCCTTCCGGACGTGGGGGAATGCAGCCTTGACCATAAAGTGGCCCTTGGGCTTCAGATGGACGAGCATAATGAGAAAGAGATCGACGACCCGGAGTATATAAAAGCCATAGACCTTTACAATAAGGGCCGGCTGGACGATGCCAAAAAACATTTCGAGACCGTGCTGGCGAACAACCCGAACATCATAGAGGCACATCTCCTGCTGGGCGACATCTACGAGCGTAAAATGAAGTTCACGGATGCGATAAGAGAATATGACCATGTGCTGAAGCTAAAGCCCGACGATGAACTGACAAGGTTCAAACGCGATACTGCGGTAAAACAGAGGGCAAGGTACCTGGATAAGCCAGTCTGA